A window of Devosia chinhatensis genomic DNA:
CAGCAGACGCCCATCGCCTGCCGCGTTCGGCCGCGCCAGCTTGCCCACCTTGCTCACAAATGCCGCGATCTCGTCACGCACCGCCCCTTGAGGCTGCACGACGCCGTCCTGTCGGGTCGTCGGATTCTTGTTGGTCATACAGCGAATATGTGGGCGCGCATCGCCAGGGGCAAGGGACACACGAAATTCTGCTTGTCAGGGTCGAAAACCAGGCGCCTCATCCGTCGATCAGGAGCAATCCTGCTAAGGGGACCTACAACATGCAAAGGCATTATGGTTGGGTGATTGTCGCCGCCGGCGCCTTGATCACCTGTTTGGCAATGGGCGCCATGTTCGCCCTGCCCGTCTATCTGCAACCCATTTCGGACCAGACCGGCTGGACCAGGGCCGGCATTTCGGGCGCCATGATGGTCGGCTTCGTCGTCATGGGCGTCGCAGGCTTCCTGTGGGGCACGCTGACCGATCGCATTGGCGCCAGGCCTGTCGTGCTCATCGCCGCCTGTCTGCTTGGCCTGGGTCTCTTCATCGCGAGCCGCGCGGAGAACCTTCTGGTCTTCCAATTCGCCTATGGCGGGCTGGTGGGCGCCTCGGGTGGCGCCTTTTTCGCCCCGCTCATCGCCACCACTCTGGGCTGGTTCGACCGTCACCGCAGCCTCGCCGTTTCGCTGGTCTCCCTGGGCGGCGGTGTCGCGCCCATGACCATCACCCCGCTGGCGACCGTGCTGATCGAGACTTTCGGCTGGCGCGACGCCATGATGATGACCGCCCTTGCCGCAACCTGTCTCATTGTGCCGGCAGCCTTTCTTATCCGCCGCGCCCCGCAGGCGCTCGAGGAACGTCCGACACCTGCCAGCGACGTATTACCCGCCGAAAAGCCGCCGACCAGTATCGGCGCCATTTTCCGCACCCCGCAATTCATTGTCCTCGCTGCTGTGTTTTTCCTGTGCTGCGGCGCCCATTCCGGCCCCATCTTCCACACGGTCAGCTATGCCATGCTCTGCGGCGCGTCCGCCTTGGCCGCGGCCAGCATCTATAGCGTCGAAGGTCTTGCCGGCCTGTTCGGACGCGTCGCCTTCGGCCTCCTGGCCGACCGTATCGGGGTCAAGCGGGTCATCGTTGGCGGCTTGCTGCTGCAGGCCGTCGGCATCTACTGCTACATCTATGTGAGCGAGCTGAGCCACTTCTACCTGCTCGCCGTGATGCTGGGCCTGGTCTATGGCGGCGTCATGCCGCTCTATTCCGTCCTCGCCCGCGACTATTTGGGGCCCGGTGTCATGGGTACGGTTCTGGGCGGCATTACCATGACGTCGTCCATCGGCATGGCCTTCGGCCCGGTCGGCGGCGGCTGGATATTCGATACTTTCGGAGATTATCACTGGCTTTATGTGGCTTCGGCCGCAATCGGCGTGGGTGCTGCGGCCCTGGCCCTGGCTTTCCCGCCCAGGACGACGACGGTCACACCGGCCTCCGCCCTCCCCGCCTGAGGGTCAGGCGGGGCTGGCCAAAGCGGCCCCGCCATCGGCGCCATCATCATCCTTGCCGGCTGCATAGGCCGCCGACAATTGCCGGTAATAGCGGGAATTGAACGCCAGGATGGTGACGACGACACCCACAAGTCCGGCAATGGTGAACACCAGCGCTATGCCCCGTTCCGGCCCGGTGCCGAACCAGCCGCCGATTGCATCGGCCCCGGCGCCATCCGTCATGAAAGGAATGACCACGAACTGGGTCAACGGCCCGATCAGGAACGCCGTCAGCGGTGACGCCGATTGTTCGACCGACTGCGCAAAGCCGAACACACGCCCCTGCCGCTCCAGCGGCACCACCTTCTGCAGCGTCGTGTGCTCGGCCGCCTCCGCATAGGGGCCCAGCAGCATCCAGACGAAACAGCCAATGGCCAGGAGCCAGATGGAGGACTGGATGGTGAACACGCAGCAGACCGACCAGGTGATGAGGTTGACCATCAGCAGCGTCCGCAAGGGGTTCTTTCCCAGCCCGGTCTTGGAAATGATGATGCCACTGGCGATGAAGGCGGTGGAGAGCACGCCGAACAACAGGCCCCAAACCTCCACCGAAACCAGCGAAAGCCCATAGGCATCGAGCAGCGCCATGAAGATGCCGCCCAGGAAATTGTTGAAGCAGGCAAAGAAGATCAGCGCGAACAGCCCCGGCACGGCGGCGATGACCCGGATGGTTCCGGCTATATCGACGCGCTTGGGCGGTTCGGGCGCATCCGCTGCTGGCTCGGGGCGTCCCTCGTCGATGGACACCGTCAGCAGATGCACGAGCGCCAGCGCGCTGGCGGCAAGCGCCAGGCCCAGCACACCCAGCATGCCGGTATAAGCAACCAGAAAACCCGAGATCACCGATGTGGTGAGAAAGCCGATGCCGCTGACCATGCCCACAAGGCCATTTGCCTTGTCCCGTTCCGGTTCCGGAATGAGAATGGTCACCAGTGTCGGCAGGGCGATCGACCGGATATTGCCTGCAATCACCCCGAGCATCACCACCAGCACGAAAACCCAGAGATAGGGCCCGAAGGGGTCGGTGAAAGCGCCCTCCGGCTCCAGCAAAAGCAGAACCAGGCTGAGGCCGTAAAACAACGCCGAAACCAGGCTCGATCCCATCATGCTGAGCTTCTTGCCGTTATGGTCGACGATGGAGCCGAACCAGAAGCCGCATGCCGCGGTGAAGATGAGATAGACGCCGGCCACCATGCCCGTCGCAAAGACCGACTGCGTCTCCAGGAAAATCCAGAACGTGATGGCGAACCACACCGTGAAATTGGTGACATTGGCCACGAGGTTGTTGAGCAGGATCTGGTGGAATGGCTTCATGGGATTTCTCCGCGCAGGCCGCCGTCTCGACGCTGCGCCTCGTTGACTTTACAACCTGCCGCTACCGCCTGACGAGACCTGTCAGCATCCCCCGCTTAGAGGTCAATGGCCGGGCGCTACGGCGACTTCTGACGCCCGACCGGCCTTCGTCATCTTGGTTCGGGCAGCACCTGCGCCAATTCCCAAACATGGCCCGCCGGATCGGCAAAGGCCGCCGTGCGCCGGCCCCAGGGCCGGTTGACCGGCCCATTCAGCAGGAACACACCCTGCTCGCCCAGCCGCGCACATTCGGCATCGACATCGTCCACCCTGATGGTGAGCAACATGCGGGGGCCATTGCCGCCCGGCTTGATCGGCGCCACCAGTTCGGGCGCCTGACTGTCGAGCAGCAGGTTGATCATGGTTCCGGCAAATCCGAACACCGCCGAGACATCGTCGGCATGCACCATATCCACGGCAAATACCTTCTCATAAAAGGCGCGTGCCGCGTCGATATCGGGAACGAAAAGCGTGACGAACTCGAAATGGGACAATGCCATGGCCTGGACCTCTCTTGTTTGTCTCGACGACGGACGACAGACCCCGCTTTCGACGCGCCTCGACAACAATTCGAGCCGCGCCGGTCGCGACCTTTACCGATCATCAACCCTGTGCGCGCAGGCTGCCGCCGCATTGTATCGAGGAAAAGAGATGAACGAAGAGATCGAGCGTCGCGCTTATGCGCTTTGGGAACAGGATGGGCGCCCCCATGGCCAGGATCAGGCCTATTGGTTCAAGGCTGCAGACGAAGTGGCCGCAGCGGCAGCCGCCACGATCAAGCCGGTGCGCAAGCGTGCCGCCCGCACCAGGAAGGCAGCCTGAACCCTGCGGCGTCTACCAGCTTCGCGGCCAGTAGACGTCGTCACGAAAGTCCGTCGGGGCCGAAGACATGCCCGAAAGTGCCCGAGCCGCCAGATCGATCTGCTGGCACATTTGATGTATCCGCGCGGGGATCGGTTCGCCGGTCACATATTCACGCAACCGCCACTCGTCCAGACCCAGGCACGCCTTGCGTCGCCGCGCTTCGGCCTCGATCTCGAGCGGGTGTACGGCCCGCCCACCATTGCGAGCACTGCCTGGCTCGCTCCATTCCCGGTTTTCATTTACGACTGCAAAACGCATCTTTGTCGCCTGTCGGGTCTTCCGCCTTCTGCGGTGCCCCATCGTCGAATATAACCATTATCGGTTACCGAACCGCAAATGAGGCCGGGCTCTCCGGCAGAGCCCGCACCGACGAGGGGCCATTATGTCGATCCTTTATCTTATGGCTGCTGCGGCCGAATATGGACCTCACCTGCGAACCCGCATCGATCCGGTGATGATCGGCGTCGGTCCGGTCGAGGCCGCCATCAACACAACGCTCGCCCTGGCGGAGCGACGGTCCAGCCTTCCTGGCCTTGTTGTGTCGCTGGGCTCGGCCGGCTCACGCAGCCTCGATCATTGCGGCGTCTATCAGGCGGTGTCCGTCGCCTATCGGGATATGGACGCCTCCGCCCTGGGATTTCCGCGCGGCATCACGCCGTTTCTCGACCTGCCCGCCACGCTCCCGCTCGAACCCCTTCTGCCGGGACTGGTCCCCGCAAGCCTGTCGACCGGAGCCAATGTGGTCTCGGGATCGGCCTATGAGACCATCGACGAAGATATGGTCGATATGGAAACTTACGCCATTCTGCGCGCCTGTCAGGCTTTCGGCGTACCCCTGCTGGCTCTGAGGGGCATTTCCGATGGCAAGGCCGACCTGGCGTAGCTCTCGGACTGGACGGAATATCTGCATGTCATCGACGAGAAGCTGGCCTTGGCAGTCGACATCGTCGAGCGCACTCATCGCTGAACGCCTTAGTGCGGCGCCTTCTTGCGGTCGCGGCGCGAGCGCTGCCAGCTCGTCCACTTGCGCGAACCACGCAGGATCGCCATGTTCACCGGGGCCTGCAGGAAAATAAGGTCCACCGCCAGCAGCAAAAGGCCAAGCGGCAGCATCCAGATGCCGAGCACCGGCAAGAAGCTGAAGACGCCGCCCAGCACGAGCAGGATACCGAGCGGGATGCGTACCCATCGGGCCTGCGGCCGTCGAAGACGGGCTAGCCAGTTCGCCGCCAGAGCCGGAATTTTCCGCTCCAGCTTGTCGAACAACCGATTCAGCCTCTGCGCGCTTTTGCTCATCGAGCATTTCTCCAACACAAGAATTAAATGGCTGGCGGACTGCGGCAGATCAAGGGCAATCGGAACCCGGACCGAACATATTTCGTTGTCCGGCAAACACGGAGCGTCCCATGTCCCTAGATCACGTCCTTTCCACTCTCGGCCTTGCCCCCCGCAATCCCAACAGCCTCGAAGCCCGTATCGAGGAATTGCAGCGCGATATGCGCAAGATTGGTCGTCGCCTGTCGAGCCGCGCCGAACACACTGCCGACGATTGGGGCGACCACCTTTCCGAGTTCGGCCGCGAAGCTGCCAAGCAGAGCCGTTACCTGGCCGAGGCTGCTGGCACCCAGGCCTGGCGCAGCGCCCGCGCTGTCCGCCGTGATCCCCTGCCGCTGATCGCTGCGGTCGGCACCGTTTATCTCCTGGCGCGGCTCATCCGAAAATAAGGGTTCGTTTACCCTTCGGCTGAGGCTTTCCTTAAGCCTACTGGCGCATTTTCAGGTGCAGAGACATCTTTGTCACAGCCCGGACTTGCCCATGCCCCGCACAGCTCGCGCTTTCGCGCGCTTCGCCATTCTCGCTCTTGCAGCCACCAGTCTTGGTGGCTGTTCCTTTCTGGGCATGAACTTTGCGTTCAACCGGATGAGCGAGAAGGAATGCATGATGCGCGCAATGTATTTCGAGTCCAACCGCTCGAGCGCCGAAGGCATGCTTGCCGTCGGTACTGTGGTGATGAACCGTGTCGGCGATCCGCGCTATCCGAAATCGGTCTGCGAAGTCGTCGGCCAGAAAAACCAGTTCGCCCAGGGCGTGCTCAGCAAACCCATGACCGATAGTGGTGCCGTTCTGGCATCCCAGGTCGCTGACCAGGTGCTGCGCGGCTCCCGCCATCCGGGCGTCCAGAACGCCCAGCATTTCCATACGGCGGGCTTGCGCTTCCCCTACAACAACATGTTCTACGTCCTCGAAGCCGGCGGCAACGAGTTCTACGAGAAGCGCACCGTTCGCTGAGGCGCAGCGGCTAGAAGTCGCCGCCGATATCGAATCCGCCGCCCCAGTCGTCGCCGCCACCGTCCAGCCCTTCCTCGGGCCCCGCATCTTCAGGCGCGGCCGGCTCCATCTCGGCGGCTTCCACAGGCGTACTGAACATGCCGGCAATGGCCGATCCCAGCAACACGCCGCCGGTCACACCCAATGCGGTCTGCGCAGCGCCCGCGAGGAACCCGCCCTGCGCCGGACGATCCCAGGGCCCGGCGCGTCGAGCCGGTTCCTGCCGTTCCTGTCGCTGTGGCCTGTCGCCGCCGCCAAAGATCGAGCCCAAAAATCCGCCACCGGCGTTTTCGGCCCGCTCCTCCAGCGCCGCAATGCGCTCTTGCTGCTCCCGCAGGGCAGCTTCCTGGACGACAATGGTTTGGGCCATGTAATAGGCCGCTTCCGGATGCGCGCTGAGACGCTGCCGGATCAACTCTTCCGCGTCCGCATCCCGCGGCGCCGAATTGCGCGCCACATTGCCGAGCCGCTCGAACAGATCCTCGATGGCGCGCTGGTCTTCGGGTCTTAACATGGCTGGCTCCTCTGCTTGTCCTCAAGAGATGGGAACCGCTTGGCGGCAGCACAAGACCTGGGCGCACTCAGGAACGCTTCCGCGCCTGGCGCAGCACATAGCCGATCACCACCGCCATGGCCTCGTAAAGCTCCACCGGAATGGTCTCGTCCAGCTCCACTCCGCTCAGCGCTTCGGCCAGGACGGGATTGGTTTCGATCACCACGCCATTTTCCTCGGCCAGAGCCACGATCTTTTCGGCAAGCAGCCCGCGGCCCTTGGCGACGACGCGCGGCGCCTCCTGCGAGCCCTGCTGGTAGTGCAGCGCCACCGCCAGGGCGCGCGGATCCTTGGGCGTTTCCGTCATCGGCGTTCGTCCACGATATTGCCCGATGGCACCGGCGCATCGGGCGCGGGCACTCCGGCGCGGACCACGATGGCCCCAGCCTTGAGCCCCAGCGCCTCCAGTTCATGGCGCAGCGCGGCAATTTCGGCGTCGAGCTGCTGCGCCGTCTCCGGACGCTCCGCCCAGAGCAGCACCCCGGCAATTCCGGCCCGTAGCGAAACCTGGGCGCCCACCTCACCCATATCGCTGAAATTGATCGCGAACTTGACCTGCCAGCCCCGGTCCTCGGGCGCGTCGCCCATGGCGTCGCGATCCCGGTGGATGTGCAGGTGCAGGAGGCTTTGTTGTCCGGCCACCATCACGGGCAGATCGAGGCTCCACTGCGCCTCCTGCCGCGATGCGGCCTCGGGCAGCGAGGCTGCCTGATGCAGCCGCAATCGCGACAGCGCCGCCTCGGTCCGCTCAAGCAAGGCCTTGCCGGCCTGGTGCGGCTCGTAAGGTATCTCGCCCATCGGCAGGTCCAGGCTGCGCGCGCGCGGCGTCATGCCCCGCAGGGGCGGTGGAATGGTGCGCACCTGCTCCATAGGCATCTGGTCTCCCAGCCAGGCGCCGAGCTGACGCTGAAGACCCAGAAGCGCCGTCTTCATGTCTCCGCCGGCACTCTTGGCCAGCCCCGCGCCCAACATGGCCTCCTGAAAGATGCCCGAATTGCGGATTGCCCGGGCCAGCGCCGAGGGCGTCACGCCCCCCTCGTCCAGTGCCAGCCTTTGTCCCAGCACCTGCTGGGCCGCCTTGACAACCGGCTCCGGCATGGCGACGCGGCCCACCACCTGGCTCAGAGCCACGGTCAGCCCCAGCACGCTATCCTGCCGCACGAGGGCCTGCTGCACCATCTGGGTCAGCGCAACCTGCGGGCTCGACGGCTGGACAGCCGGCGGCGCCATCGGCGCTGCAGCGCCGGCACTCTGCCCCTGTGCTCCGGAAGGAACCTGCCCGCTTTGCGCGCCCGAGGCGATCACGCCGGACGCCTGGGCCACAGGCGGAAGCGCCGGAGGGGTGGTGGTGGTCGCCAGCTGAACGGGCAGGATGGCGGCTGCCGGCGCAGCGACCGCATAGGGAATTGTCGGCCGCCCGGAGACCGCAGCACCCGCCATCGGTGCAGCTGGCGCTGTCCCCGCCGGCCCGACCGGCATCGAGCGCTCCGCTGCATTGATCGAGGCTACGCTGATTGGTGCTGCCCGAACCAGGCCCTCTGCGCCCGACGCCGCCAGTCCGGGAGAAGATGCTGGCGTCTGCAAGCCAGCAGTCGACGCGGCCGGGCGGGGCGAAACGGGTATTGAGGCACCTGATTGTGCCCCGCCTGCCCCCGTTGCGACCGTTGGGCTTGTCGGTATGCCTAGGGGCGCACTCGGCTGGGCCAGCGCTGCCGGCGAAAGCTGCACCGAAGTCGCAGCCGGGCTTGTGGGCGGCGGCACTGGATTCTGCGGAGTGCCGGTCATCGGCGGCTGCGCCGAAATCAGCGTCATCTTCACCTGTCCATCCGCCTGGTTCAGCGCCAGGGTCAGCATGGTCCCCGGCGCTTGCGGCATGGGCAAGTGGAGAGCGAGTGTCTGCCGCCCGATCTGCACCTGGGTAGAGCCGTTCTCGAGCTGCCCGATGACCTGGGCCTGCAACGTCGATCCGGCCGCCGACTGAGCCAGGGCGCGCAAAGTCACACTGGCCTGCGCCAGCGGGATGGACGGCAATTGCGACGCTATGCTCATCTGCCAGATCGCCTCCGGCCGCAAACTGCGACACGGAAAAGTCTAGCGCATCATGCGCCGCGCGTCAGGCGCGGAAATCGTTGGACTTCTTGGTGATTGGCTTGCCCCGGAACGTCACCCAGAAAAAATTGAGCGTATAGGTGCCCGCCGTGCGGAACACACCCTCGCCCTCGAGCCGGCGACCCGACGTCTTCATCGGCAGAGCATAGGTCCACTTCACCCCGCCCACCTTGGACAGGCGCACCGCCACGTCCGTGTCCTCGCCGAAGAAATCGATCGTGCGGTCATAGCCGCCGACAGAGGCCCAGGCGTCGCGCTTGAAGACAAAATTGCCCCCCTGCACCACCGAGCCCACCCGCAGCACGAAGCGGTTGAGCAGGTAGATAAGATAGGTCAGCCCATAGAAAATGCTGATCAGGACGCGGTTATGCAGCGCCATGTCATAGTAGATGTAAGGGCCGCTGAGGCAGACGAGCTTGGGATCCTTGGCAAATTCCCGGTAGACGACATCAAGCCAGCCTTCGGGTACGATCGTGTCGCTGTCGATATTGGCCACCAGCTCATAGCCCTCGCTGGCCGCAAAGCCGGCGTCCCGCGCATTGAC
This region includes:
- a CDS encoding VOC family protein, yielding MALSHFEFVTLFVPDIDAARAFYEKVFAVDMVHADDVSAVFGFAGTMINLLLDSQAPELVAPIKPGGNGPRMLLTIRVDDVDAECARLGEQGVFLLNGPVNRPWGRRTAAFADPAGHVWELAQVLPEPR
- a CDS encoding DUF2934 domain-containing protein, with translation MAWTSLVCLDDGRQTPLSTRLDNNSSRAGRDLYRSSTLCAQAAAALYRGKEMNEEIERRAYALWEQDGRPHGQDQAYWFKAADEVAAAAAATIKPVRKRAARTRKAA
- a CDS encoding DUF2076 domain-containing protein, which translates into the protein MLRPEDQRAIEDLFERLGNVARNSAPRDADAEELIRQRLSAHPEAAYYMAQTIVVQEAALREQQERIAALEERAENAGGGFLGSIFGGGDRPQRQERQEPARRAGPWDRPAQGGFLAGAAQTALGVTGGVLLGSAIAGMFSTPVEAAEMEPAAPEDAGPEEGLDGGGDDWGGGFDIGGDF
- a CDS encoding MFS transporter, which encodes MQRHYGWVIVAAGALITCLAMGAMFALPVYLQPISDQTGWTRAGISGAMMVGFVVMGVAGFLWGTLTDRIGARPVVLIAACLLGLGLFIASRAENLLVFQFAYGGLVGASGGAFFAPLIATTLGWFDRHRSLAVSLVSLGGGVAPMTITPLATVLIETFGWRDAMMMTALAATCLIVPAAFLIRRAPQALEERPTPASDVLPAEKPPTSIGAIFRTPQFIVLAAVFFLCCGAHSGPIFHTVSYAMLCGASALAAASIYSVEGLAGLFGRVAFGLLADRIGVKRVIVGGLLLQAVGIYCYIYVSELSHFYLLAVMLGLVYGGVMPLYSVLARDYLGPGVMGTVLGGITMTSSIGMAFGPVGGGWIFDTFGDYHWLYVASAAIGVGAAALALAFPPRTTTVTPASALPA
- a CDS encoding glycosyltransferase family 2 protein; this encodes MKLAFVIPAYNEEALIGKCLESVLAEIKRSGVPADVIVVNNASTDRTGEIARSFDGVRVVDEPKKGLVNARDAGFAASEGYELVANIDSDTIVPEGWLDVVYREFAKDPKLVCLSGPYIYYDMALHNRVLISIFYGLTYLIYLLNRFVLRVGSVVQGGNFVFKRDAWASVGGYDRTIDFFGEDTDVAVRLSKVGGVKWTYALPMKTSGRRLEGEGVFRTAGTYTLNFFWVTFRGKPITKKSNDFRA
- a CDS encoding MFS transporter → MKPFHQILLNNLVANVTNFTVWFAITFWIFLETQSVFATGMVAGVYLIFTAACGFWFGSIVDHNGKKLSMMGSSLVSALFYGLSLVLLLLEPEGAFTDPFGPYLWVFVLVVMLGVIAGNIRSIALPTLVTILIPEPERDKANGLVGMVSGIGFLTTSVISGFLVAYTGMLGVLGLALAASALALVHLLTVSIDEGRPEPAADAPEPPKRVDIAGTIRVIAAVPGLFALIFFACFNNFLGGIFMALLDAYGLSLVSVEVWGLLFGVLSTAFIASGIIISKTGLGKNPLRTLLMVNLITWSVCCVFTIQSSIWLLAIGCFVWMLLGPYAEAAEHTTLQKVVPLERQGRVFGFAQSVEQSASPLTAFLIGPLTQFVVIPFMTDGAGADAIGGWFGTGPERGIALVFTIAGLVGVVVTILAFNSRYYRQLSAAYAAGKDDDGADGGAALASPA
- a CDS encoding flagellar hook-length control protein FliK, producing MSIASQLPSIPLAQASVTLRALAQSAAGSTLQAQVIGQLENGSTQVQIGRQTLALHLPMPQAPGTMLTLALNQADGQVKMTLISAQPPMTGTPQNPVPPPTSPAATSVQLSPAALAQPSAPLGIPTSPTVATGAGGAQSGASIPVSPRPAASTAGLQTPASSPGLAASGAEGLVRAAPISVASINAAERSMPVGPAGTAPAAPMAGAAVSGRPTIPYAVAAPAAAILPVQLATTTTPPALPPVAQASGVIASGAQSGQVPSGAQGQSAGAAAPMAPPAVQPSSPQVALTQMVQQALVRQDSVLGLTVALSQVVGRVAMPEPVVKAAQQVLGQRLALDEGGVTPSALARAIRNSGIFQEAMLGAGLAKSAGGDMKTALLGLQRQLGAWLGDQMPMEQVRTIPPPLRGMTPRARSLDLPMGEIPYEPHQAGKALLERTEAALSRLRLHQAASLPEAASRQEAQWSLDLPVMVAGQQSLLHLHIHRDRDAMGDAPEDRGWQVKFAINFSDMGEVGAQVSLRAGIAGVLLWAERPETAQQLDAEIAALRHELEALGLKAGAIVVRAGVPAPDAPVPSGNIVDERR
- a CDS encoding EscU/YscU/HrcU family type III secretion system export apparatus switch protein, which gives rise to MTETPKDPRALAVALHYQQGSQEAPRVVAKGRGLLAEKIVALAEENGVVIETNPVLAEALSGVELDETIPVELYEAMAVVIGYVLRQARKRS
- a CDS encoding cell wall hydrolase; translation: MPRTARAFARFAILALAATSLGGCSFLGMNFAFNRMSEKECMMRAMYFESNRSSAEGMLAVGTVVMNRVGDPRYPKSVCEVVGQKNQFAQGVLSKPMTDSGAVLASQVADQVLRGSRHPGVQNAQHFHTAGLRFPYNNMFYVLEAGGNEFYEKRTVR